The Macrobrachium rosenbergii isolate ZJJX-2024 chromosome 8, ASM4041242v1, whole genome shotgun sequence genome includes a region encoding these proteins:
- the LOC136840750 gene encoding adrenocorticotropic hormone receptor-like: protein MASLNSTESLEAFEADVHNKTEAYDDRKELYSYIIPVYIGLCLASGIVSSTVVLAIPWVKRPISPTVRLSLSLAAANTVFCFIFTLDLLLMYLRKVRNIEFPVCAHLVLETVRLWIILVQIFHLLALALNHYIGILKPLHYAATITPQVLKSIIVILWLTPLIGMFVGFSVVPNQGYQSKDCMKNDFYHTGLTFRIIWTCIFFGPTFVIIVVYSHIFCLLKNREFYLVSPEQRNHLRRNIKTVRTTALIVLTFLIGWVPAVLKFILICPNCVFTNVDQTTNVALGAAFNIMFSVKVFTDTFIYAIRLPDIRKALLMMYDRIRGRVIPGRHRRASASNSSMRTTFSRLSLTSPSLHRVRMSWNRGSPGSKSRSRSSSNSPILQNHAKKSQYISPGVSNKSTVDIEVTSFANELRLKTLVEEEPNDNLIEIGIDRV, encoded by the exons GTCTACATAGGCCTATGTCTTGCGTCTGGAATCGTGAGCTCCACCGTTGTGTTGGCTATTCCTTGGGTCAAGAGACCCATCTCTCCGACAGTTCGTCTCTCCCTGTCTCTGGCAGCAGCGAACACTGTATTCTGCTTCATATTTACTTTag ACTTACTCCTCATGTACCTGAGGAAAGTGAGGAACATCGAATTTCCGGTGTGCGCCCACCTCGTCCTCGAGACGGTCAGACTTTGGATCATCCTCGTCCAGATCTTCCACCTGCTGGCACTCGCCCTCAACCACTACATAGGGATCCTGAAGCCCTTGCATTATGCAGCCACGATCACTCCGCAGGTGCTCAAGAGTATCATAGTCATCCTGTGGCTCACACCAC tgatTGGGATGTTCGTCGGGTTTTCCGTCGTGCCGAACCAGGGTTACCAATCAAAAGATTGCATGAAGAATGACTTCTACCACACAGGACTCACA TTTCGTATCATCTGGACGTGTATCTTCTTCGGGCCGACGTTTGTCATCATCGTGGTGTATTCTCACATCTTCTGTTTGCTGAAGAACAGAGAGTTTTACCTTGTGAGCCCCGAGCAGCGCAATCACTTACGGAGGAACATCAAG aCCGTCCGCACCACGGCGCTTATCGTCCTGACGTTCCTGATCGGTTGGGTACCGGCTGTCCTCAAGTTCATCCTGATTTGCCCAAACTGTGTCTTCACCAATGTTGACCAGACGACCAATGTTGCCCTCGGGGCGGCCTtcaatattatgttttctgttaag GTTTTCACGGACACTTTCATCTACGCCATCCGGTTGCCAGACATCCGCAAAGCTTTGCTGATGATGTACGACAGAATAAGGGGCAGAGTGATTCCCGGAAGACACAGGCGAGCCTCCGCCAGTAATTCCTCGATGCGAACTACTTTCTCGAGGCTGTCTCTGACGTCACCTAGTCTTCACAG AGTTCGTATGTCCTGGAATCGTGGCTCGCCAGGGTCGAAATCCAGATCAAGGTCATCCTCGAACTCCCCAATTCTTCAGAATCATGCAAAAAA GTCCCAATATATCTCACCTGGCGTCTCGAACAAATCTACAGTAGACATCGAAGTGACGTCATTCGCCAACGAGCTGCGACTCAAGACTCTGGTCGAGGAAGAGCCCAACGATAATCTCATAGAGATTGGCATCGACAGAGTGTAA